A window of Gasterosteus aculeatus chromosome 9, fGasAcu3.hap1.1, whole genome shotgun sequence contains these coding sequences:
- the slc34a2a gene encoding solute carrier family 34 member 2a, with amino-acid sequence MDSLHLPQPTAAQNNGKDHNERHEKTSNALVEGEPQDADPWDLPELKDTGVPWTALDTKGKALRVLVSVLKLILLLGFLYLFICSLDILSSAFQLVGGKAAGDILQDNTVLANPLAGLVIGVLVTLLVQSSSTSSSIVVSMVSSGLLTVQLAVPIIMGTNIGTSVTNTLVAMTQAGDRSVFRRAFAGATVHDFFNWLSVLVLLPLEVATGYMYVVTKLIIDSFKIESGEAPALLSVITDVVTESIIQLDESVISGIATGEPEARNKSLIKKWCQTFINTTIVNVTVPGPENCTSPDLCWFDGNYTFTQKNISQTYNVRKCVHLFVNVNLSDLAVGLILLALAMLVLCSCLVLIVKLLNSMLKGQVAAVIKKILNTDFPFPFGWVIGYVAILVGAGMTFIVQSSSVFTSAITPLVGIGVISIERAYPLSLGSNIGTTTTAILAAMASPGDTLGNALQIALVHFLFNISGIILWYPIPFTRFPIRLAKGLGNITASYRWFAAVYIISFFFILPLVIFSLSLAGWKVLLGVGAPLVMVAIVIVAINILQKRKPGFLPAALRSWDFLPLWAHSLSPWDKVVGVFTAKCCCCCKCCQFADDDKETGETESLENNSKSHTEVYDNPAMSAEKEVENEINLDLQTLKMTHL; translated from the exons ATGGACTCGCTACACCTGCCACAG CCAACGGCAGCTCAAAACAATGGCAAAGACCACAATGAGAGACATGAAAAAACGAGCAACG CTTTGGTGGAGGGGGAGCCGCAGGACGCAGACCCGTGGGACCTGCCCGAGCTGAAAGACACCGGGGTCCCATGGACAG CTCTGGACACCAAAGGGAAGGCGCTGAGAGTGTTGGTGTCGGTGCTAAAGTTGATCCTGCTGCTGGGGTTCCTCTACTTGTTCATCTGCTCTTTGGACATCCTCAGCTCAGCTTTCCAGCTTGTTGGAG GTAAAGCAGCAGGCGACATCCTTCAGGACAACACGGTTCTGGCCAACCCCCTCGCTGGTCTGGTCATTGGTGTTCTGGTCACCCTGCTGGTCCAAagctcgtccacctcctcctccatagtTGTCAGCATGGTCTCCTCTGGAT TGCTAACGGTCCAGCTGGCTGTTCCGATCATCATGGGGACCAACATCGGCACGTCTGTGACCAACACACTAGTCGCCATGACGCAGGCGGGCGACCGCAGCGTCTTCCGCAG GGCGTTTGCAGGGGCCACAGTGCACGACTTCTTCAACTGGCTCTctgtgctggtgctgctgccgcTTGAAGTCGCCACGGGTTATATGTACGTGGTCACCAAGCTCATCATTGACTCCTTTAAGATTGAGAGTGGAGAGGCCCCTGCCCTGTTAAGTGTGATCACCGATGTCGTCACCGAGTCAATCATACAG TTGGATGAGTCTGTCATCAGTGGGATCGCCACTGGAGAACCAGAAGCCAGGAACAAGAGCCTCATCAAGAAATGGTGTCAAACCTTTATCAACACA ACCATCGTGAACGTCACAGTTCCTGGTCCAGAGAACTGCACGTCTCCGGATCTCTGCTGGTTCGATGGCAACTACACCTTCACACAGAAGAACATTTCCCAAACGTACAATGTTCGCAAAT GTGTGCATCTCTTTGTGAACGTGAATCTGTCCGACCTGGCGGTGGGTCTGATTCTGCTGGCTCTTGCCATGCTGGTGCTCTGCTCCTGCCTGGTCCTGATCGTTAAGCTGCTCAACTCCATGCTGAAGGGACAGGTGGCTGCAGTCATCAAGAAGATCCTCAACACCG ATTTCCCTTTTCCATTTGGTTGGGTCATCGGCTACGTTGCCATTTTAGTTGGAGCTGGAATGACTTTCATTGTGCAGAGCAGTTCGGTTTTCACATCGGCCATTACTCCGCTTGTTG GTAtcggtgtcatcagcatagaaAGAGCATACCCGTTGTCTCTGGGTTCAAATATTGGCACAACGACCACAGCCATCCTGGCAGCCATGGCCAGTCCAGGAGACACGTTGGGCAATGCTCTACAG ATTGCCCTCGTGCACTTCCTGTTCAACATCTCTGGCATCATTCTGTGGTATCCGATCCCCTTCACCCGCTTCCCCATCCGGCTGGCGAAAGGCCTGGGCAACATCACAGCCTCCTACCGCTGGTTCGCTGCCGTCTACAtcatctccttcttcttcattttaccGCTCGTCATCTTCAGCCTGTCGCTGGCTGGCTGGAAGGTTCTGCTGGGCGTCGGTGCTCCTCTGGTGATGGTGGCGATCGTCATCGTGGCGATCAACATTCTGCAGAAACGGAAGCCGGGGTTTCTGCCTGCGGCGCTGCGGTCCTGGGACTTCCTCCCTCTGTGGGCTCACTCGCTCTCCCCCTGGGACAAAGTGGTTGGTGTGTTTACCGccaaatgctgctgctgctgcaaatgCTGCCAGTTTGCTGATGACGACAAGGAAACCGGAGAGACAGAATCTTTGGAGAACAACAGTAAATCTCACACGGAGGTTTATGATAACCCTGCAATGAGTGCAGAGAAAGAGGTAGAAAATGAGATCAATTTAGACCTACAGACTTTAAAAATGACACATCTCTGa
- the bglapl gene encoding bone gamma-carboxyglutamate (gla) protein, like, giving the protein MKTLTLLSICALLSVSCSMGGFEPDVVVDLADDTAVDSDAADLADADVADPADLDDLDDQADPDDPDATPASPASDSSSDSSASDSNSSSDSTSSSESSESSSSESNSASDSSSSSSSSSSESVSEEVPTEPEPEPEPEVIMKRDLAAVLLRRRRAAPAGDLSPLQLESLREVCELNDGCDEMAETAGIVAAYVAYYGAVPF; this is encoded by the exons ATGAAGACTCTGaccctcctctccatctgtgCCCTTCTGTCTGTGAGCTGCTCCATGGGAG GTTTTGAGCCAGATGTCGTCGTGGACCTTGCTGACGACACAGCGGTTGATTCAGACGCCGCGGACCTCGCCGACGCCGACGTCGCTGACCCCGCTGACCTCGATGACCTCGATGACCAGGCTGACCCCGATGACCCCGACGCAACTCCCGCATCGCCAGCTTCGGATTCTTCCTCAGACTCTTCTGCGTCTGACTCAAACTCCAGCTCCGACTCTACTTCCTCCTCCGAGTCCTCCGAATCGTCCTCCTCCGAGTCCAACTCAGCATCcgactcttcttcctcttcttcatcctcttcatccgAGTCAGTCAGCGAGGAGG TCCCCACAGAGCCTGAGCCTGAGCCTGAGCCTGAGGTGATCATGAAGAGGGACCTGGCTGCCGTCCTcctgaggagaagaagagctgcCCCAGCAGGAGacctctcccccctgcagctggaAAG CCTGAGGGAGGTGTGTGAGTTGAACGACGGCTGTGACGAGATGGCCGAGACCGCCGGCATCGTCGCCGCATACGTCGCCTACTACGGAGCCGTCCCCTTCTAA